A window of the Egibacter rhizosphaerae genome harbors these coding sequences:
- a CDS encoding ComF family protein: MTWEPPPEPAGFPDCAECAYQLTGPVETCYGCAHQSMEAVSAYACPVCSQARESSDDPCINSLCNDPARSIEAIDAIAMHSGGLKRAIERYKYQRQWGWKLIFARLLLGYLDRHYAPWDVGLVVAAPTWTGSGGRSFGHTEEVVRQAAESDMLGYWPLDDSPQPVLTLTRATRTSARGTLPEKRAAADDLAAATVVPDPSRIRRLVLVYDDVCTSGHTLDALARVLRRHGAERVRGVVLARRGWG; encoded by the coding sequence GTGACCTGGGAGCCACCTCCGGAACCGGCCGGCTTCCCCGACTGCGCGGAGTGCGCCTACCAGCTCACCGGCCCGGTGGAGACCTGTTACGGCTGTGCACATCAGAGCATGGAGGCGGTCTCGGCCTACGCTTGTCCGGTCTGCAGCCAGGCACGCGAGTCGTCGGATGACCCGTGCATCAACAGCCTCTGCAACGACCCCGCTCGGAGCATCGAGGCGATCGACGCGATCGCGATGCACTCGGGGGGACTCAAGCGCGCCATCGAGCGATACAAGTACCAGCGGCAGTGGGGGTGGAAGCTCATCTTCGCGCGGCTACTGCTCGGCTACCTCGACCGCCACTACGCGCCCTGGGACGTCGGTCTCGTAGTAGCGGCGCCCACCTGGACCGGGTCAGGAGGCCGCAGCTTCGGCCACACCGAGGAGGTCGTACGACAGGCGGCCGAGTCGGACATGCTCGGCTATTGGCCGCTCGACGACAGCCCCCAACCCGTCCTCACCCTGACCCGTGCTACGCGGACGTCCGCTCGCGGGACTCTGCCCGAGAAACGCGCCGCCGCCGACGACCTCGCCGCCGCCACCGTCGTGCCAGACCCCAGCCGAATCCGCCGCCTCGTCCTCGTCTACGACGACGTCTGCACCTCCGGGCACACCCTCGACGCGCTCGCGCGAGTGCTGCGCCGCCACGGCGCCGAGAGAGTGCGCGGCGTCGTCCTCGCCCGAAGGGGCTGGGGATAG
- the dprA gene encoding DNA-processing protein DprA gives MVTDAQHRLLTVCALRHDGSGPDWNVVAREALRGDGPDLLGEGQVHERSTAADSTRELLRAVLHDDWDRASERVQQELQLAEEAGASLVTVLDEDYPATLRLVHDLPPFLFIRGHLTEDDLVSVAVVGTRQPSDLGLRRAAQISHKLAARGVTVASGLAQGIDGAAHLAAMDADGRTIAVMGTGITRIYPAHHAELADRILDEKRGALVSQFWPSMPPARHTFPRRNRTMSGITQGTVVVEASQTSGAKMQARLALEHGKRVWLLRSLVTGQTWAHKYVHERGAVEVADVDDVLRELASPAQIARAGQRARQLALDVL, from the coding sequence ATGGTCACTGACGCGCAGCACCGCCTGCTCACCGTGTGCGCACTCCGCCACGATGGCTCAGGTCCGGACTGGAACGTGGTGGCCCGCGAGGCCCTCCGCGGCGACGGGCCCGACCTGTTGGGCGAGGGGCAGGTACACGAGCGGTCGACGGCGGCCGACAGCACCCGCGAACTACTGCGTGCTGTCCTGCATGACGATTGGGACCGCGCCAGCGAGCGCGTGCAGCAGGAGCTGCAGCTCGCGGAAGAGGCAGGCGCCTCCCTGGTCACGGTCCTCGACGAGGACTACCCCGCCACCCTTCGGCTCGTCCACGATCTGCCGCCGTTCCTGTTCATCCGAGGACACCTCACCGAGGACGACCTCGTGTCCGTCGCGGTCGTCGGCACCCGCCAGCCAAGTGACCTCGGACTGCGCCGCGCTGCTCAGATCTCCCACAAGCTCGCAGCTCGTGGCGTCACCGTCGCCTCCGGGCTCGCCCAGGGCATCGACGGGGCAGCGCACCTCGCCGCGATGGATGCCGACGGCCGCACCATCGCCGTGATGGGAACCGGCATCACCCGCATTTACCCCGCCCACCACGCCGAGCTCGCCGACCGCATCCTCGACGAGAAGCGCGGCGCGCTGGTCTCGCAGTTCTGGCCCTCGATGCCGCCGGCGCGGCACACCTTCCCGCGCCGCAACCGCACCATGTCAGGCATCACCCAAGGAACGGTCGTGGTCGAGGCAAGCCAGACCAGCGGCGCGAAAATGCAGGCCAGACTCGCGCTCGAGCACGGCAAGCGCGTGTGGCTACTGCGCAGCCTCGTCACCGGACAGACGTGGGCGCACAAGTACGTCCACGAGCGCGGCGCCGTCGAGGTAGCCGACGTCGATGACGTCCTTCGGGAGCTCGCCAGCCCAGCGCAGATCGCCAGGGCGGGGCAGCGCGCCCGCCAGCTCGCACTTGACGTCCTCTGA
- a CDS encoding transposase codes for MCIVVCDGLKGLPESIEATWPLAVIQTCVLPPASATPSGWPHAATGTPWPATCGRCTPRPASTPPRSASPTSTSSGASSTPRSPSCGRTAGPSSCPSSTTAPRSAG; via the coding sequence GTGTGCATCGTCGTCTGCGACGGCCTCAAGGGGCTACCGGAGTCGATCGAGGCGACGTGGCCGCTGGCGGTGATCCAGACCTGTGTGCTCCCACCTGCATCGGCCACACCTTCCGGCTGGCCTCACGCCGCGACTGGGACGCCATGGCCCGCGACCTGCGGCCGGTGTACACCGCGCCCAGCGAGCACGCCGCCAAGGAGCGCCTCGCCGACTTCAACGAGCTCTGGGGCGAGCAGTACCCCGCGGTCACCAAGCTGTGGGAGAACAGCTGGACCGAGTTCGTGCCCTTCCTCGACTACAGCCCCGAGATCCGCCGGGTGA
- a CDS encoding transposase, with product MTDTTGDNAERQRSDDDREVAERLVEQAREEGLDLVGPAGVLTGLTKQVFETGLEAELSEHLGYDKHAAEGRDGGNSRNGTRAKTVLTEIGPVPLEVPRDREGSFEPKLVKRRQRRLSGVDEMVLSLTAKGLTTGEVSAHLAEVYGAEVSRETVSKITDRIQRGNGRLAQAGRSSASTPQCSSRASWPEVRDGQVTNRPADTAIGVTADGTRDIHRHLDRPGRRRRQVLAAGPDRDPRTAAPRTCASSSATASRGYRSRSRRRGRWR from the coding sequence ATGACCGACACGACTGGAGACAACGCCGAGCGGCAACGCTCGGACGACGACCGCGAGGTCGCCGAACGCCTCGTCGAACAGGCGCGCGAGGAAGGCCTCGACCTGGTCGGCCCCGCCGGGGTGCTGACGGGGCTGACCAAGCAGGTGTTCGAGACCGGGCTCGAAGCCGAGCTCTCCGAGCATCTGGGCTACGACAAGCACGCCGCCGAAGGCCGCGACGGCGGCAACTCGCGCAACGGCACACGCGCCAAGACCGTGCTGACCGAGATCGGCCCCGTGCCGCTTGAGGTGCCCAGGGATCGGGAGGGTTCGTTCGAGCCCAAGCTGGTCAAAAGGCGCCAGCGGCGCCTGTCAGGCGTCGATGAGATGGTGCTGTCGCTGACCGCGAAGGGGTTGACCACCGGGGAGGTGTCCGCGCACCTGGCGGAGGTGTACGGCGCCGAGGTGTCGCGCGAGACGGTGTCGAAGATCACCGACCGCATCCAGAGAGGAAATGGGCGACTGGCTCAAGCCGGCCGCTCGAGCGCGTCTACGCCGCAGTGTTCGTCGCGCGCGTCGTGGCCCGAGGTCCGCGACGGGCAGGTCACCAACCGGCCCGCGGACACCGCCATCGGCGTGACCGCCGACGGCACCAGAGACATCCACAGGCATCTGGATCGGCCAGGGCGGCGAAGGCGCCAAGTTCTGGCTGCAGGTCCTGACCGAGACCCGAGAACCGCGGCACCGAGGACGTGTGCATCGTCGTCTGCGACGGCCTCAAGGGGCTACCGGAGTCGATCGAGGCGACGTGGCCGCTGGCGGTGA
- a CDS encoding tyrosine-type recombinase/integrase, protein MSHDHPASCDPSELLATARELLARDADLAPCTVFEQRASTRRFERFVAARAAAVNLVDADPLDLAAYAYHALYHVHLKPKSVGEYLYGITAEWQRQTGRDDDIAAPARLVLAAARRGLPARARRPAPVLAVWLLRELLGELRADAPGYELNGEWRAARDRALVALLYGGALRPGEALTVETTQLARRDGGWEVTLWRSKTNQKARHAERVFIADHDPIGSGQLLTDWLAVRGDLPEAAVVPGTRYGVALSPATAARRLHAAAERAGHPREALTLYSFRRSAATHAYLAGWPFQAIQRLLRHRSAHITERYIAHLRTATEVADARTWHLSPTRPPGADVEGLPRRQPQPSGTFTTRASADEHGDALPLDALRDLAEATAQQTHALLTAREETEVARVGRAWQRFAAALPPTTGEPVDPIDPPPEAVAAFVADADRRGVKPTSIARELARLRWWFTLTDPGAAPPTHLAEAVARALERRDAGRTPDRAPVHPREAFEVLAERAGQAPTATLDRAILRWHLAQAGAPWPLKPGRRASALRGGDVRVAPDRQWVDIDAPAGTVRLPEGPTPLCCPVRAVERLLDAAGEHGVLIDRWKLATASLVPHQISQSCEQWSRAEFEQATWVLGYALRHAARRRMLVAVAWAGALRMGDLREARIEELTPTRNGYELHLGRSKLNRAGEPEAIPLDRTGDALCPVAAIQGWLAIWQHDTGPLLPGDINLAPHEAAAVEPASRDTTRELVGQLAELDGIALTGHSFRRSRATHDWHTHYDLIAIQRLLRHRRRDHTEGYIADLDPFAFDTTDQLTSAAADDTTSRRGADEGDAERSERSERSA, encoded by the coding sequence GTGTCCCACGACCACCCCGCCTCGTGCGACCCGTCCGAGCTGCTGGCCACCGCCCGCGAGCTGCTGGCGCGCGATGCCGACCTCGCGCCGTGCACCGTCTTCGAGCAGCGGGCCAGCACCCGCCGGTTCGAGCGGTTCGTCGCCGCCCGCGCCGCCGCCGTGAACCTCGTCGACGCCGACCCGCTCGACCTCGCCGCCTACGCCTACCACGCGCTGTACCACGTCCACCTCAAGCCCAAGAGCGTCGGCGAGTACCTGTACGGCATCACCGCTGAGTGGCAACGCCAGACCGGCCGCGACGACGACATCGCCGCACCCGCCCGCCTGGTGCTCGCCGCCGCGCGGCGCGGCCTGCCCGCCCGCGCCCGCCGCCCCGCCCCTGTACTGGCGGTGTGGCTGCTGCGCGAGCTGCTCGGCGAGCTGCGCGCCGACGCGCCCGGCTACGAGCTCAACGGGGAGTGGCGCGCCGCCCGCGACCGCGCGCTGGTGGCGCTGCTGTACGGCGGCGCGCTGCGCCCCGGCGAGGCGCTGACGGTCGAGACCACCCAGCTCGCGCGCCGCGACGGCGGGTGGGAGGTCACCCTGTGGCGCAGCAAGACCAACCAGAAGGCCCGCCACGCCGAGCGGGTGTTCATCGCCGACCACGACCCGATCGGCTCGGGGCAGCTGCTCACCGACTGGCTCGCGGTGCGCGGCGACCTGCCCGAGGCCGCGGTGGTCCCGGGCACGCGCTACGGGGTGGCGCTCAGCCCCGCCACCGCAGCGCGGCGGCTGCACGCCGCCGCGGAGCGCGCCGGCCACCCGCGGGAGGCGTTGACCCTGTACTCCTTCCGCCGCAGCGCCGCCACCCACGCCTATCTCGCGGGATGGCCGTTCCAGGCGATCCAGCGGCTGCTGCGCCACCGCAGCGCCCACATCACCGAGCGCTACATCGCGCACTTGCGCACCGCCACCGAGGTCGCCGACGCGCGCACCTGGCACCTGTCCCCCACGCGCCCCCCCGGCGCGGACGTCGAGGGGCTGCCGCGCCGCCAGCCGCAGCCGAGCGGGACGTTCACCACGCGCGCCAGCGCGGACGAGCACGGCGACGCGCTGCCGCTGGACGCGCTGCGCGACCTCGCCGAGGCGACCGCGCAGCAGACCCACGCCCTGCTCACCGCGCGAGAGGAGACCGAGGTGGCGCGCGTGGGACGGGCGTGGCAGCGGTTCGCCGCCGCGTTGCCACCCACGACCGGCGAGCCGGTAGACCCCATCGATCCGCCCCCTGAGGCCGTCGCGGCGTTCGTCGCCGACGCCGACCGCCGCGGCGTCAAACCCACCTCGATCGCGCGCGAGTTGGCGCGACTGCGCTGGTGGTTCACGCTCACCGACCCCGGCGCCGCCCCCCCGACCCACCTCGCGGAGGCGGTGGCGCGCGCGCTGGAGCGCCGCGACGCCGGCCGCACGCCCGACCGCGCGCCCGTGCACCCCCGCGAGGCCTTCGAGGTGCTCGCTGAACGCGCCGGCCAGGCCCCCACCGCCACGCTCGACCGCGCGATCCTGCGCTGGCACCTCGCGCAGGCCGGCGCGCCGTGGCCGCTCAAGCCCGGACGTCGGGCTTCAGCGCTTCGCGGCGGCGACGTGCGCGTGGCCCCCGACCGGCAGTGGGTCGACATCGACGCGCCCGCCGGCACGGTGCGGCTGCCTGAGGGACCCACGCCGCTGTGTTGCCCGGTCCGCGCGGTCGAGCGGCTCCTCGACGCTGCTGGCGAGCACGGGGTGCTCATCGACCGGTGGAAGCTCGCCACCGCCAGCCTCGTGCCGCACCAGATCAGCCAGTCCTGCGAGCAGTGGAGCCGCGCCGAGTTCGAGCAGGCGACCTGGGTGCTGGGCTACGCGCTGCGACACGCCGCGCGCCGCCGGATGCTGGTCGCGGTCGCGTGGGCCGGCGCGCTGCGCATGGGCGATTTGCGCGAGGCGCGCATCGAGGAGCTCACCCCGACGCGCAACGGCTACGAGCTGCACCTGGGCCGCTCGAAGCTCAACCGCGCCGGCGAGCCCGAGGCCATCCCCCTCGACCGCACCGGCGACGCGCTGTGCCCGGTCGCAGCCATCCAGGGGTGGCTGGCGATCTGGCAGCACGACACCGGCCCGCTGCTGCCCGGCGACATCAACCTCGCGCCCCACGAGGCCGCCGCGGTGGAGCCAGCCAGCAGGGACACCACCCGCGAGCTGGTCGGCCAGCTCGCCGAGCTCGACGGGATCGCGCTCACCGGGCACAGCTTCCGCCGGTCGCGAGCCACCCACGACTGGCACACCCACTACGACCTCATCGCCATCCAGCGGCTGCTGCGCCACCGGCGCCGCGACCATACCGAGGGCTACATCGCCGACCTCGACCCCTTCGCCTTCGACACCACCGACCAGCTCACCTCCGCCGCCGCCGACGACACGACGTCCCGGCGCGGAGCGGACGAGGGCGACGCGGAGCGCTCGGAGCGCTCGGAGCGCTCGGCATGA
- a CDS encoding tyrosine-type recombinase/integrase, whose protein sequence is MNERGPISEAVQCEAATASGSRCRKLVTAPQTHCRDHRDVASAPPPRDAFADAVAAALRADPGVSSPRSMITSPNVTSPSEATMVDVTGSEGWRAWLGEHLAAEADTLSAAELEQLGTHGEQLVDAVLAESTVNAYREHFAGFKQWCARIGADALPASPQVVAAYLVTIAHQGTTSTTGDRGASDAEPGRLAPSTLALVATAIGTVHRNHGHTDPTAHPRVRALIGGYSRQHARATQQAHGITLEELGLMAVRCELPPPEQLRDATLLALATHPLVETTANQLSRLRWDHVQLPDEPGLPARLHLGGRIGTVWIPPEDTPAICPVRHLVRWHAQCAGEGPVFPSPRDADRPTSRQGLTQRVDQLLDRAGVAASARLGELARLSVTDRQLLLEHLNAPTLRQIRDLAVLSVMWWAGLRADETERLDVGDLDLDHDRGLTVRVRRSKNDPYGHGAVTPIVHQRGFIACPLERTAQWLTRYQAALGRDLVADDPAFPQLNRGVGGRLGYHGINDLVKHWAAAAGIEPGANERMSSHALRAGQTTEMLHRDLSAEEIARHQRRRDTRHVYTYYRPTNDWANNPTARLLDRVASPPPADEAVPE, encoded by the coding sequence ATGAACGAGCGGGGCCCCATCTCCGAGGCCGTGCAGTGCGAAGCCGCCACCGCGAGCGGCAGCCGCTGCCGCAAGCTGGTCACCGCGCCGCAGACCCACTGCCGTGACCACCGTGACGTCGCGTCTGCGCCCCCGCCACGCGACGCGTTCGCGGACGCGGTCGCCGCCGCGCTGCGCGCCGACCCTGGCGTGTCGTCACCCCGATCTATGATCACATCACCGAACGTGACCTCACCCAGCGAGGCGACGATGGTGGATGTGACCGGCAGCGAGGGGTGGCGAGCGTGGCTCGGCGAGCACCTGGCCGCAGAAGCCGATACGCTCAGCGCCGCCGAGCTCGAGCAGCTCGGCACCCACGGCGAGCAGCTCGTCGACGCCGTGCTCGCCGAGAGCACCGTGAACGCCTACCGCGAGCACTTCGCAGGATTCAAGCAGTGGTGCGCCCGCATCGGCGCGGACGCGCTCCCCGCGAGCCCCCAGGTCGTCGCCGCCTACCTCGTCACCATCGCGCACCAGGGCACCACCAGCACCACCGGCGACCGCGGCGCGTCGGACGCTGAGCCTGGCCGCCTCGCGCCGAGCACGCTCGCGCTCGTGGCCACCGCGATCGGCACCGTGCACCGCAACCACGGGCACACCGACCCCACCGCGCATCCGCGGGTGCGGGCGCTGATCGGCGGCTACAGCCGCCAGCACGCCCGCGCGACGCAGCAGGCGCACGGCATCACGCTCGAGGAGCTCGGCCTGATGGCCGTGCGCTGCGAGCTGCCGCCGCCCGAGCAGCTGCGCGACGCCACGCTGCTCGCATTGGCCACCCACCCGCTGGTCGAGACGACCGCCAACCAGCTGTCGCGGCTGCGCTGGGACCACGTGCAGCTGCCCGACGAGCCGGGCCTGCCGGCCCGACTGCACCTCGGCGGCCGCATCGGCACCGTGTGGATCCCGCCCGAGGACACCCCCGCGATCTGCCCCGTGCGCCACCTGGTGCGCTGGCACGCCCAGTGCGCCGGCGAGGGGCCGGTTTTCCCATCCCCGCGCGATGCGGACCGGCCCACCAGCCGCCAGGGCCTCACCCAACGCGTCGACCAGCTCCTCGACCGCGCGGGCGTGGCCGCCTCCGCACGGCTGGGCGAGCTCGCGCGCCTGTCGGTGACCGACCGCCAGCTGCTGCTCGAGCACCTCAACGCCCCCACGTTGCGTCAGATCCGCGACCTGGCCGTGCTGAGCGTGATGTGGTGGGCGGGGCTGCGGGCGGACGAGACCGAGCGGCTCGACGTCGGCGACCTCGACCTCGACCACGACCGCGGTCTCACCGTGCGCGTCAGGCGGAGCAAGAACGACCCCTACGGGCACGGCGCGGTGACCCCGATCGTGCACCAGCGCGGGTTCATCGCCTGCCCGCTCGAGCGCACCGCGCAGTGGCTCACCCGCTACCAAGCCGCCCTCGGGCGCGACCTCGTCGCCGACGACCCCGCGTTCCCGCAGCTCAACCGTGGCGTCGGGGGGCGGCTCGGCTATCACGGCATCAACGACCTGGTGAAGCACTGGGCGGCCGCCGCGGGCATCGAGCCCGGCGCCAACGAGCGGATGAGCAGCCACGCGCTGCGCGCCGGACAGACGACCGAGATGCTGCACCGCGACCTCAGTGCCGAGGAGATCGCCCGCCACCAGCGCCGCCGCGACACCCGCCACGTCTACACCTACTACCGCCCCACCAACGACTGGGCCAACAACCCCACCGCCAGGCTGCTCGACCGGGTCGCCTCCCCGCCGCCCGCCGACGAGGCCGTCCCCGAATAG
- the cas7g gene encoding type I-U CRISPR-associated RAMP protein Csb1/Cas7u — protein MSISASGLIAACRDTAVDAGLHIHSSLEPLGGEGSPIKPAVYEGGVYQHDRRWPPDGRAEPVDVLVVDNVPSQANRLEAALERHAGWLGLPRVVLDLSGVGALPPHLPATISGFRFPHRHADAYLRDSMLDGTPFQRTEIGRRLRDATSDHPAALLEWFPQALLFGFWQSHLAKGQSQAKLARSWISETVGYEPATTETRQLGLKGDPLNLSVEQRVQFDESDRSAWELTEEARGGGRGERLSELGHGQVPISVNDAAPGGVSFASIEQQATLSLAGLRRLTFGAEDPRNAPARAVVAAIGLFAHAAAFDRAFSLRSGCDLRSTGSTWTWLGEAGDTPVDPLDVASARELLEGCAAAAEEVGLPVGSAWPSEPLVVEPHEQLSKAIRKTYPEVDS, from the coding sequence ATGTCGATTTCTGCGAGCGGGCTTATTGCGGCGTGTCGTGACACCGCCGTCGACGCCGGCCTGCACATTCACAGCAGCCTCGAACCACTCGGGGGCGAGGGGAGCCCGATCAAGCCTGCGGTCTACGAGGGCGGCGTGTACCAGCACGATCGGCGGTGGCCACCCGATGGCCGTGCGGAGCCCGTCGATGTGCTCGTGGTCGACAACGTGCCCAGTCAGGCCAACCGCCTCGAGGCCGCTCTCGAACGCCACGCCGGATGGCTCGGGCTACCGCGTGTGGTCCTCGATCTCTCCGGGGTTGGGGCGCTGCCGCCACATCTGCCGGCGACGATCAGCGGATTTCGGTTCCCCCATCGGCACGCTGACGCGTATCTGCGCGACTCGATGCTCGACGGCACCCCGTTCCAGCGAACCGAGATCGGCCGGCGACTGCGCGACGCCACCTCGGACCATCCGGCTGCGCTGCTTGAGTGGTTCCCGCAGGCGCTGCTGTTCGGGTTCTGGCAGTCCCACCTGGCGAAGGGGCAGAGCCAGGCCAAGCTCGCGCGCTCTTGGATCTCCGAGACCGTCGGCTACGAGCCCGCCACGACCGAGACCCGCCAGCTCGGCCTCAAGGGCGACCCGCTCAACCTAAGCGTCGAGCAGCGGGTGCAGTTCGACGAGTCGGACCGCAGCGCGTGGGAGTTGACCGAGGAGGCGCGCGGCGGCGGCCGGGGAGAGCGACTGTCCGAGCTCGGGCACGGGCAAGTGCCGATCTCGGTCAACGACGCCGCGCCCGGCGGTGTGTCGTTCGCGTCGATCGAGCAGCAGGCGACACTGTCGCTCGCCGGGTTGCGGCGGTTGACCTTCGGTGCCGAGGATCCGCGCAACGCTCCTGCCCGAGCCGTGGTCGCCGCCATCGGGCTGTTCGCGCACGCGGCGGCGTTCGACCGCGCGTTCAGCTTGCGCTCGGGCTGCGATCTCCGCTCGACCGGCAGCACGTGGACGTGGCTGGGCGAGGCCGGCGACACGCCGGTGGACCCGCTCGACGTCGCCAGTGCGCGCGAGTTGCTGGAGGGCTGCGCCGCGGCGGCAGAGGAGGTCGGGTTGCCCGTCGGCAGCGCATGGCCTTCCGAGCCGCTGGTCGTTGAGCCGCACGAGCAGCTGTCCAAGGCGATCCGCAAGACCTACCCGGAGGTTGACTCGTGA
- the csb2 gene encoding type I-U CRISPR-associated protein Csb2 translates to MIAVEVELLHGVLRLAGSDAAVTGVPTTGEWPPSPARLFAALVAADGTGRHCTVTDGSELEWLESAGAPELIADDRDDVLVSPVTPRYVVDDQRAAGTVQDYPARKATMVRPGVRVCPRRPRVVYEWPDATPPAHVVEGLQRRAARVGYLGCADSPVRMRVATTPTNPMEEDDAPAGAARSAASRRWRVGEQGMDVLPVPWQGSLAVLDDAYERWRAGQPVRRAWLPTGHARYTAPHTRRDDADETWAGVWLRLRPALDGRRVRLVTETLRAAVLEHYERHVAGASEQVPAALHGHGYTGTGLDHAYWLALPDVGHRHARGRILGAAVALPPAARLGVSADERAHLLEGLRSALWHVRELVAPGAFRVQVEPAGAAGQRVWSTHPRRWTQPARRWASVFPVVHERFTGKGLDLDEVARWCAHAGLPAPVGFRASRPPLVPGGVALRAHEARRNAAGRRPFTHVEVTFAEPVAGPMALGRLRHFGVGLMAPVDDTPNPDTTVTAQEVGQ, encoded by the coding sequence GTGATCGCGGTGGAGGTGGAGTTGCTGCACGGCGTCCTGCGCCTGGCCGGGTCCGACGCGGCGGTCACGGGGGTGCCGACGACGGGCGAGTGGCCACCGAGCCCGGCCCGGCTGTTCGCGGCGCTCGTCGCCGCTGATGGCACCGGTCGGCATTGCACGGTCACCGACGGCAGCGAGCTTGAGTGGCTGGAGTCGGCGGGTGCGCCCGAGCTGATCGCCGACGACCGTGACGACGTGCTCGTCTCGCCGGTGACCCCTCGCTATGTCGTCGACGACCAGCGCGCAGCGGGCACGGTGCAGGACTATCCAGCGCGCAAGGCCACCATGGTGCGTCCGGGTGTGCGGGTGTGCCCGCGCCGACCGCGGGTGGTCTACGAGTGGCCGGACGCGACGCCGCCAGCCCACGTCGTCGAAGGGCTGCAGCGTCGCGCCGCCCGGGTCGGCTACCTCGGCTGTGCCGACAGCCCGGTCCGCATGCGCGTCGCGACCACCCCGACTAACCCGATGGAGGAGGACGACGCGCCCGCCGGTGCCGCGCGATCCGCCGCGTCGCGGCGTTGGCGCGTCGGCGAACAGGGCATGGACGTGCTGCCGGTACCCTGGCAGGGCAGCCTCGCGGTGCTCGACGACGCCTACGAGCGCTGGCGCGCCGGCCAGCCGGTCCGCCGCGCCTGGCTACCGACCGGGCACGCGCGCTACACGGCGCCGCACACCCGACGCGACGACGCTGACGAGACGTGGGCGGGGGTGTGGCTGCGGCTGCGCCCAGCGCTCGACGGGCGGCGGGTGCGCCTTGTCACCGAGACACTGCGGGCCGCCGTGCTGGAGCACTACGAGCGGCACGTCGCCGGCGCGAGCGAGCAGGTGCCCGCGGCACTGCACGGCCACGGCTACACCGGCACTGGCCTGGACCACGCCTACTGGCTGGCGCTGCCCGATGTCGGCCACCGCCACGCGCGCGGGCGGATCCTCGGCGCAGCGGTCGCTCTGCCGCCCGCCGCCCGGCTGGGGGTAAGCGCCGACGAACGTGCGCATCTGTTGGAAGGACTGCGCAGCGCGTTGTGGCACGTACGCGAGCTCGTCGCTCCCGGCGCATTCCGTGTCCAGGTCGAACCAGCGGGCGCTGCGGGGCAGCGCGTGTGGAGCACGCACCCCCGACGATGGACGCAGCCAGCGCGCCGCTGGGCCTCGGTGTTTCCCGTCGTACACGAGCGCTTCACCGGCAAGGGCCTGGACCTCGACGAGGTCGCTCGCTGGTGCGCCCACGCGGGACTGCCAGCGCCAGTGGGGTTCAGAGCAAGCCGACCGCCGCTCGTTCCCGGCGGCGTCGCGCTGCGAGCGCACGAGGCGCGCCGCAACGCCGCCGGCCGGCGGCCGTTCACCCACGTCGAAGTGACTTTCGCCGAGCCGGTCGCCGGCCCAATGGCGCTCGGTCGGCTCCGCCACTTCGGTGTCGGCCTCATGGCGCCGGTCGACGACACCCCGAACCCCGACACAACAGTGACCGCGCAGGAGGTCGGCCAGTGA